Proteins encoded in a region of the Panicum hallii strain FIL2 chromosome 3, PHallii_v3.1, whole genome shotgun sequence genome:
- the LOC112888024 gene encoding nascent polypeptide-associated complex subunit alpha-like protein 1, whose protein sequence is MTAETATPEEQLRAQLEEQKIHEGDDPIIEDDDDEEDDDDEDDKDDDDAEGVDASGRSKQSRSEKKSRKAMLKLGMKAITGVSRVTVKKSKNMLFVISKPDVFKSPASDTYVIFGEAKIEDLSSQLQTQAAEQFKAPDMSSVLSKPEASTAAQDDDEAVDETGVEEKDIELVMTQATVSRARAVKALKSADGDIVTAIMELTN, encoded by the exons ATGACGGCCGAGACCGCGACGCCGGAGGAGCAGCTCCGCGCCCAGCTCGAGGAGCAGAAGATCCACGAG GGAGATGACCCGATTATTGAGGATGACGATGATGAggaagatgacgatgatgaggatgacaaggatgatgatgatgcCGAGG GAGTTGATGCTAGTGGGAGATCTAAGCAGAGCCGCAGTGAGAAAAAGAGCAGGAAGGCCATGCTGAAGCTTGGCATGAAGGCCATCACTGGTGTAAGCCGTGTAACTGTCAAGAAGAGCAAGAAT ATGCTCTTTGTCATCTCTAAACCGGATGTCTTCAAGAGCCCTGCATCAGACACCTATGTGATCTTCGGGGAGGCCAAGATCGAGGACCTGAGCTCGCAGCTGCAGACACAGGCTGCAGAGCAGTTCAAGGCACCGGACATGAGCAGCGTCCTGTCAAAGCCAGAGGCCTCCACAGCAGCCCAGGATGATGATGAAGCTGTCGATGAGACTGGTGTTGAGGAGAAGGACATTGAGCTGGTGATGACCCAGGCTACCGTGTCGAGGGCTAGGGCGGTGAAGGCGCTGAAGTCGGCTGATGGGGACATAGTTACTGCAATCATGGAGCTGACAAATTAG
- the LOC112886702 gene encoding uncharacterized protein LOC112886702 isoform X1, with product MGKEEGGGRQQPTPAEGGQGGSGGGGGGGRGRGIGGRCSSWCRGAARPQCVAALLLGAAVALSALFLLPPFAGRRGGAAAPDPGGAFAADIVASFMLQKTASELSGSTSKLEFDIYEEVGIPNSTVAINFLQPLGASNWTYVIFSIIPYPIFSTMSPTWLSILRASFMSLVVEQSKLHLTESLFGNSTNFEVFKFPGGITIIPPQAAFLLQKPYASFNFTLNFPIYKVQEKTNELKHQMKSGLRLNPYENLYIKLTNSKGSTVAPPTIVEVSIVLEVGNHQPSIPRMKQLAQTIANSSSGNLGLNHTVFGRVKQISLSSYLRHSLHSEGGTDAPSPAPMPYQDHPHHHHRRRHHCHRHHHHEHHHHHHNSHEDKKHFAPSPAPVYSPVQQPKYRSPSPSCPYGYTKKPKNKAPVAPTAEPVASNQYYASPATIPCAVPPPSISPSPSVHHSPNNPGRHNSALSPSPALAKPHLHTAPRVHRHHPTPTPAVAPAPHSSYATQRHSCLWQWALALLMCMLMGLP from the exons ATGGGGAAGGAGGAGGGCGGGGGGCGGCAGCAGCCGACGCCAGCGGAGGGAGGGCAaggaggaagcggcggcggaggaggcggaggaagaggaaggggaaTAGGGGGGCGGTGTAGCAGCTGGTGCCGCGGGGCCGCGCGACCGCAATGCGTGGCCGCGCTGCTGCTCGGCGCCGCCGTGGCGCTCTCCGCGCTCTTCCTGCTGCCGCCCTTCgcggggcgccgcggcggcgccgctgcGCCGGATCCGGGCGGCGCGTTCGCAG CTGATATTGTGGCAAGCTTTATGCTACAGAAGACAGCTTCTGAGCTGAGTGGAAGTACATCTAAGCTTGAATTTGACATCTATGAGGAAGTTGGCATTCCTAACTCAACT GTGGCTATAAATTTTCTACAACCATTAGGTGCATCAAACTGGACATATGTGATCTTCAGTATTATTCCTTATCCAATATTCTCAACTATGTCACCAACTTGGTTGAGCATCCTTAGGGCTTCTTTTATGTCCTTGGTTGTAGAGCAGTCAAAACTCCACTTGACAGAGTCTCTATTTGGGAATTCAACAAACTTCGAGGTGTTTAAGTTCCCTGGTGGAATTACCATTATCCCTCCACAGGCTGCGTTTCTTCTTCAGAAACCCTatgcatctttcaacttcactcTGAATTTCCCGATCTACAAAGTACAAGAGAAAACAAATGAGTTGAAACACCAAATGAAATCCGGACTACGTCTCAATCCCTACGAG AACCTCTACATCAAATTGACGAATTCAAAAGGTTCAACGGTTGCTCCTCCAACAATTGTTGAGGTCTCCATTGTTCTTGAAGTTGGGAATCATCAGCCATCCATTCCAAGGATGAAGCAGTTGGCCCAAACAATTGCTAATTCGTCCTCAGGAAACTTGGGACTGAATCACACTGTGTTTGGCAGAGTAAAGCAGATAAGCCTTTCTTCTTATCTTAGACATTCTTTGCACAGTGAGGGTGGTACTGATGCACCTAGCCCAGCACCTATGCCTTATCAAGATCAtcctcaccaccaccaccgccgccgccaccactgccACCGCCATCATCACCatgaacaccaccaccaccatcacaATAGTCATGAGGACAAGAAGCATTTTGCTCCATCTCCTGCTCCTGTATATTCTCCTGTCCAACAGCCCAAATATAGATCTCCATCCCCATCTTGTCCATACGGATACACCAAGAAGCCAAAGAATAAAGCTCCTGTAGCCCCAACTGCTGAACCAGTAGCTAGTAACCAATATTATGCTTCCCCTGCAACCATACCTTGTGCAGTGCCACCACCATCCATTAGTCCATCGCCTTCCGTTCATCACTCTCCTAATAATCCAGGGAGACACAACAGTGCCCTCAGTCCTTCTCCAGCACTTGCGAAGCCCCATTTGCATACAGCACCTCGCGTTCATAGACATCATCCTACTCCAACGCCAGCTGTGGCCCCTGCTCCTCATTCAT CATATGCCACACAAAGGCATTCTTGCCTTTGGCAGTGGGCCCTCGCACTGCTCATGTGTATGCTGATGGGTCTGCCATGA
- the LOC112886702 gene encoding uncharacterized protein LOC112886702 isoform X2 — MLQKTASELSGSTSKLEFDIYEEVGIPNSTVAINFLQPLGASNWTYVIFSIIPYPIFSTMSPTWLSILRASFMSLVVEQSKLHLTESLFGNSTNFEVFKFPGGITIIPPQAAFLLQKPYASFNFTLNFPIYKVQEKTNELKHQMKSGLRLNPYENLYIKLTNSKGSTVAPPTIVEVSIVLEVGNHQPSIPRMKQLAQTIANSSSGNLGLNHTVFGRVKQISLSSYLRHSLHSEGGTDAPSPAPMPYQDHPHHHHRRRHHCHRHHHHEHHHHHHNSHEDKKHFAPSPAPVYSPVQQPKYRSPSPSCPYGYTKKPKNKAPVAPTAEPVASNQYYASPATIPCAVPPPSISPSPSVHHSPNNPGRHNSALSPSPALAKPHLHTAPRVHRHHPTPTPAVAPAPHSSYATQRHSCLWQWALALLMCMLMGLP; from the exons ATGCTACAGAAGACAGCTTCTGAGCTGAGTGGAAGTACATCTAAGCTTGAATTTGACATCTATGAGGAAGTTGGCATTCCTAACTCAACT GTGGCTATAAATTTTCTACAACCATTAGGTGCATCAAACTGGACATATGTGATCTTCAGTATTATTCCTTATCCAATATTCTCAACTATGTCACCAACTTGGTTGAGCATCCTTAGGGCTTCTTTTATGTCCTTGGTTGTAGAGCAGTCAAAACTCCACTTGACAGAGTCTCTATTTGGGAATTCAACAAACTTCGAGGTGTTTAAGTTCCCTGGTGGAATTACCATTATCCCTCCACAGGCTGCGTTTCTTCTTCAGAAACCCTatgcatctttcaacttcactcTGAATTTCCCGATCTACAAAGTACAAGAGAAAACAAATGAGTTGAAACACCAAATGAAATCCGGACTACGTCTCAATCCCTACGAG AACCTCTACATCAAATTGACGAATTCAAAAGGTTCAACGGTTGCTCCTCCAACAATTGTTGAGGTCTCCATTGTTCTTGAAGTTGGGAATCATCAGCCATCCATTCCAAGGATGAAGCAGTTGGCCCAAACAATTGCTAATTCGTCCTCAGGAAACTTGGGACTGAATCACACTGTGTTTGGCAGAGTAAAGCAGATAAGCCTTTCTTCTTATCTTAGACATTCTTTGCACAGTGAGGGTGGTACTGATGCACCTAGCCCAGCACCTATGCCTTATCAAGATCAtcctcaccaccaccaccgccgccgccaccactgccACCGCCATCATCACCatgaacaccaccaccaccatcacaATAGTCATGAGGACAAGAAGCATTTTGCTCCATCTCCTGCTCCTGTATATTCTCCTGTCCAACAGCCCAAATATAGATCTCCATCCCCATCTTGTCCATACGGATACACCAAGAAGCCAAAGAATAAAGCTCCTGTAGCCCCAACTGCTGAACCAGTAGCTAGTAACCAATATTATGCTTCCCCTGCAACCATACCTTGTGCAGTGCCACCACCATCCATTAGTCCATCGCCTTCCGTTCATCACTCTCCTAATAATCCAGGGAGACACAACAGTGCCCTCAGTCCTTCTCCAGCACTTGCGAAGCCCCATTTGCATACAGCACCTCGCGTTCATAGACATCATCCTACTCCAACGCCAGCTGTGGCCCCTGCTCCTCATTCAT CATATGCCACACAAAGGCATTCTTGCCTTTGGCAGTGGGCCCTCGCACTGCTCATGTGTATGCTGATGGGTCTGCCATGA